One Brassica napus cultivar Da-Ae chromosome C4, Da-Ae, whole genome shotgun sequence genomic region harbors:
- the LOC106411542 gene encoding 14 kDa proline-rich protein DC2.15, whose translation MDSRTTTALAIFLILNILFFTTISACGNCGCPSPKPKPNPEPKPTPSPSPATAKCPRDALKLGVCANVLNGLLNVTLGQPPVEPCCTLIKGLADLEAAACLCTALKANILGNNLNIPISLSLLLNVCSKKVPPGFQC comes from the coding sequence ATGGATTCAAGAACCACAACCGCTTTAGCCATTTTCTTGATTCTCAACATCCTCTTCTTCACAACAATCTCAGCCTGCGGTAACTGCGGTTGCCCTTCTCCCAAGCCAAAACCTAACCCTGAACCTAAACCAACCCCAAGCCCTAGCCCTGCCACAGCCAAATGCCCTAGAGACGCCCTGAAGCTTGGGGTCTGCGCCAACGTGCTCAACGGTCTACTCAACGTTACCCTTGGCCAACCACCGGTCGAGCCATGTTGCACGCTTATAAAAGGACTCGCTGATCTTGAGGCTGCTGCTTGTCTCTGCACCGCGCTCAAAGCTAATATCCTCGGGAACAACTTGAACATCCCGATCTCTCTCAGTCTGCTTCTCAATGTTTGTAGCAAAAAGGTTCCCCCTGGCTTCCAATGCTAA